In Sporichthya polymorpha DSM 43042, a genomic segment contains:
- a CDS encoding phosphotransferase family protein has product MSDPSALTAAWTEKVLAWLPGVLPGDGPIELEPLVAGHSNLVFALRRGEDRYILRRPPMGEYAESAHDVLREARLLTVLADVGSTRTPRVVAIAETGDAAGIGPAYVMTRLPGEAIRTEAPPWLDSPEKRATVGRELVSALAELHALPIEPFEAAKLGRAGGYLSRQLKRWSGQRDEFVAKGVRPLADEPPIREWLFANQPEERASTLVHGDFKLDNVLVDPGTSRVTCVLDWEMATIGDPLADLGFLLSFWPDSPETAAVFSELLGEVTLGEGFPDRAGLVEIYAELTQQKLTMDDLRWYQVLAMWKMALLLEASYTRHLAGTTDDPFFACLDTANPRLLAAALALTKSG; this is encoded by the coding sequence ATGAGCGATCCGTCAGCCCTGACCGCCGCGTGGACCGAGAAGGTGCTCGCCTGGCTGCCCGGCGTGCTGCCCGGGGACGGGCCGATCGAGCTGGAGCCCCTCGTCGCGGGGCACTCGAACCTCGTGTTCGCCCTGCGCCGGGGCGAGGACCGCTACATCCTGCGCCGCCCGCCGATGGGTGAGTACGCGGAGTCCGCGCACGACGTCCTGCGCGAGGCACGCCTGCTGACGGTGCTCGCCGACGTCGGCTCGACCCGCACGCCGCGGGTCGTCGCGATCGCTGAGACCGGGGACGCCGCCGGCATCGGCCCCGCCTACGTCATGACGCGCCTGCCCGGCGAGGCCATCCGGACCGAGGCGCCGCCGTGGCTGGACAGCCCGGAGAAGCGCGCGACGGTCGGCCGGGAGCTCGTCAGCGCGCTCGCCGAGCTGCACGCGCTGCCGATCGAGCCGTTCGAGGCCGCCAAGCTCGGCCGCGCCGGCGGGTATCTGTCACGTCAGCTGAAGCGGTGGTCCGGCCAGCGGGACGAATTCGTCGCCAAGGGCGTCCGTCCTCTCGCCGACGAGCCGCCGATCCGCGAGTGGCTGTTCGCGAACCAGCCCGAGGAGCGGGCCTCCACGCTCGTCCACGGCGACTTCAAGCTCGACAACGTCCTCGTCGACCCCGGGACCAGCAGGGTCACCTGCGTCCTGGACTGGGAGATGGCGACGATCGGCGACCCCCTCGCCGACCTCGGATTCCTCCTCTCCTTCTGGCCGGACTCCCCCGAGACCGCCGCGGTCTTCTCGGAGTTGCTCGGCGAGGTCACCCTCGGCGAGGGCTTCCCGGACCGCGCCGGCCTCGTCGAGATCTACGCCGAGCTGACACAGCAGAAGCTCACGATGGACGATCTGCGCTGGTACCAGGTCCTCGCGATGTGGAAGATGGCGCTGCTGCTCGAGGCCAGCTACACCCGCCACCTCGCCGGAACCACGGACGACCCGTTCTTCGCGTGCCTGGACACGGCGAACCCGCGCCTGCTCGCCGCTGCCCTCGCGCTCACGAAGTCCGGCTGA
- a CDS encoding ABC transporter substrate-binding protein, with protein sequence MRRAKKHGLLAVLPIVVSSALILSACGGGSDDADNAAQQDPGAVAADVGAAPADASGAATGTTDAPAGAAPVAEGATGAAPVTGDAGAAPVAGQNKGQKGAAAKTGTKGSAGAKTAKAADLKGLTAIDTEAQRAENERIAASKNGATDMGITKDSIKMGTVTMHGIALGNLLATPLVNGIKATMASVNDRGGVLGRRMSLVDCDDGPGEVSRSKACIKKLVGQDKVFAFLSYSSWASASVHSDLAQYKIPAIGTWAYSQTEWQDPYMFPTHMSMIHEAMANAQWVKNVIKPKTYGLVCLTSPEMQLSCQEVQRILDASGAKMVKKLDVGISETSMSAQILSLRSANPEHVVHYVINPATMAKFMVEAAQQGYYPPKGISGNHLAAEILGSLFGKHPVNRYWTNTTYKLWGAEFMATMNKYARGNKGLNHHIVQASYVGVLVFERAAKAVGPNLTRERLMAQLGNGDIYAADASLDQRFSWSKAERGGSGTDQTWNPENGQGHEYMYKYTSTNTVSNPDGSPSGFQPDPDQFHIYTGK encoded by the coding sequence GTGCGGAGAGCGAAGAAGCATGGTCTGCTCGCCGTCCTACCCATCGTCGTGAGTTCGGCATTGATTCTCAGTGCCTGCGGCGGCGGTAGTGACGACGCGGACAACGCAGCACAACAGGACCCCGGCGCGGTTGCGGCCGACGTCGGGGCGGCGCCGGCCGATGCGTCCGGTGCGGCCACGGGCACGACCGACGCCCCCGCCGGCGCTGCCCCGGTCGCCGAGGGCGCCACCGGAGCAGCCCCGGTCACGGGTGACGCGGGCGCGGCCCCCGTCGCCGGCCAGAACAAGGGCCAGAAGGGCGCAGCGGCCAAGACCGGCACCAAGGGTTCGGCCGGTGCCAAGACGGCGAAGGCGGCCGACCTCAAGGGTCTGACGGCCATCGACACCGAGGCCCAGCGTGCGGAGAACGAGCGCATCGCGGCGTCCAAGAACGGTGCCACGGACATGGGCATCACCAAGGACAGCATCAAGATGGGCACCGTGACGATGCACGGCATCGCGCTCGGGAACCTGCTCGCCACCCCGCTGGTCAACGGCATCAAGGCCACCATGGCCTCGGTGAACGACCGCGGCGGCGTCCTCGGTCGCCGGATGTCCCTCGTCGACTGCGACGACGGCCCCGGCGAGGTCTCGCGTTCCAAGGCCTGCATCAAGAAGCTGGTCGGTCAGGACAAGGTCTTCGCCTTCCTGAGCTACTCCAGCTGGGCCTCGGCGTCGGTCCACTCCGACCTGGCGCAGTACAAGATTCCGGCCATCGGGACCTGGGCCTACTCCCAGACCGAGTGGCAGGACCCGTACATGTTCCCGACCCACATGTCGATGATCCACGAGGCCATGGCCAACGCTCAGTGGGTCAAGAACGTCATCAAGCCGAAGACCTACGGCCTGGTCTGCCTGACCAGCCCGGAGATGCAGCTCTCGTGCCAGGAGGTCCAGCGGATCCTCGACGCGAGCGGCGCGAAGATGGTCAAGAAGCTCGACGTCGGTATCTCCGAGACCTCGATGTCGGCGCAGATCCTCTCCCTGCGCTCGGCGAACCCGGAGCACGTGGTCCACTACGTGATCAACCCGGCGACCATGGCGAAGTTCATGGTCGAGGCGGCCCAGCAGGGTTACTACCCGCCGAAGGGCATCTCGGGTAACCACCTCGCGGCCGAGATCCTGGGCTCGCTGTTCGGCAAGCACCCGGTCAACCGGTACTGGACGAACACGACCTACAAGCTGTGGGGCGCCGAGTTCATGGCGACCATGAACAAATACGCCCGCGGCAACAAGGGTCTGAACCACCACATCGTCCAGGCCAGCTACGTCGGCGTCCTCGTCTTCGAGCGCGCCGCCAAGGCGGTCGGCCCGAACCTGACCCGGGAGCGCCTGATGGCCCAGCTCGGCAACGGCGACATCTACGCCGCCGACGCCTCGCTCGACCAGCGGTTCTCGTGGAGCAAGGCCGAGCGTGGTGGCAGTGGCACGGACCAGACCTGGAACCCGGAGAACGGCCAGGGTCACGAGTACATGTACAAGTACACGTCGACCAACACCGTCTCCAACCCGGACGGTTCCCCGTCGGGCTTCCAGCCGGACCCCGACCAGTTCCACATCTACACCGGCAAGTGA
- a CDS encoding 3-hydroxyacyl-CoA dehydrogenase, whose translation MNISGSSALVTGGASGLGLATVKKLHASGAKVVIVDLPSSDGEAVAKSLGEGAVFAGADVRDPEAVQAAVDAAGALAPLRVVINCAGMGYAIKTLGKEGPHDLESFERTITINLIGTFNVIRLAAAAIAKNDEVDGERGVIVNTASVAAFDGQIGQAAYSASKGGIVGMTLPIARDLASTKIRVVTVAPGLFKTPLFDSLPPEAIASLEKSVPHPSRLGDPAEFADLIDHIVSNPMLNGETIRLDGAIRMAPR comes from the coding sequence GTGAACATCAGCGGAAGCTCCGCCCTGGTCACCGGCGGGGCCTCGGGCCTCGGCCTGGCCACCGTCAAGAAGCTGCACGCGTCCGGCGCCAAGGTCGTGATCGTCGACCTTCCGTCCTCCGACGGCGAGGCCGTCGCCAAGAGCCTCGGTGAGGGTGCGGTCTTCGCCGGCGCCGACGTGCGTGACCCCGAGGCCGTCCAGGCCGCGGTCGACGCCGCGGGCGCGCTCGCCCCGCTCCGCGTGGTCATCAACTGCGCCGGCATGGGCTACGCGATCAAGACCCTCGGCAAGGAGGGCCCGCACGACCTCGAGAGCTTCGAGCGCACGATCACCATCAACCTGATCGGCACGTTCAACGTCATCCGCCTCGCCGCCGCGGCGATCGCGAAGAACGACGAGGTCGACGGCGAGCGTGGCGTCATCGTCAACACCGCCTCGGTCGCGGCCTTCGACGGCCAGATCGGCCAGGCCGCGTACTCGGCGTCGAAGGGCGGCATCGTCGGCATGACCCTGCCGATCGCGCGTGACCTCGCCTCGACGAAGATCCGCGTCGTCACCGTCGCCCCGGGCCTGTTCAAGACCCCGCTGTTCGACAGCCTGCCGCCGGAGGCGATCGCCTCGCTCGAGAAGTCGGTGCCGCACCCGTCGCGCCTCGGCGACCCGGCCGAGTTCGCCGACCTGATCGACCACATCGTGTCGAACCCGATGCTCAACGGCGAGACGATCCGCCTCGACGGCGCGATCCGGATGGCGCCGCGGTAG
- a CDS encoding enoyl-CoA hydratase/isomerase family protein: MAPLRIERDGPLAVLTIANPPLNLWDATTGPAFVAALDTLDADPPRGLLVRAEGRVFTGGVDVHLFSGLDADRGTALARQLLGIADRIAALPYPTVLAAHALCLTWGFEVALACDLLLAAEGAQFALVEQIVGLSPFMGGPQRLALRVGPARAKEFVYTGDRYDAATLESWGVVNRVLPADNFDATAREVASWLASGPTRAHEMTKQLIDTACSAGEPAATAITPELAGALFETADTRNAVASFLSDGPGKATHSGR, encoded by the coding sequence ATGGCTCCCCTCCGGATCGAGCGGGACGGGCCGCTGGCCGTTCTGACCATCGCCAACCCGCCGCTCAACCTGTGGGACGCCACGACGGGGCCCGCGTTCGTCGCGGCCCTCGACACGCTCGACGCCGACCCTCCGCGTGGACTCCTGGTCCGCGCGGAGGGTCGCGTGTTCACCGGGGGTGTCGACGTCCACCTGTTCTCGGGGTTGGACGCCGACCGCGGCACCGCCCTCGCGCGCCAACTCCTCGGCATCGCCGACCGGATCGCCGCGCTCCCGTACCCGACGGTCCTGGCCGCGCACGCCCTCTGCCTGACGTGGGGCTTCGAAGTCGCCCTGGCCTGCGACCTCCTCCTCGCCGCCGAGGGCGCGCAGTTCGCCCTGGTCGAGCAGATCGTCGGCCTCAGCCCGTTCATGGGCGGGCCTCAGCGCCTCGCCCTGCGCGTCGGCCCGGCGCGGGCGAAGGAGTTCGTCTACACCGGCGACCGCTACGACGCCGCGACGCTCGAGTCGTGGGGCGTGGTGAACCGCGTCCTGCCCGCCGACAACTTCGACGCGACCGCGCGCGAGGTCGCGAGCTGGCTCGCCTCGGGGCCGACCCGGGCGCACGAGATGACCAAGCAGCTGATCGACACGGCCTGCTCCGCCGGCGAACCCGCCGCCACCGCCATCACCCCCGAGCTGGCCGGCGCCCTGTTCGAGACCGCCGACACCCGTAACGCGGTCGCCTCGTTCCTGTCCGACGGCCCCGGGAAGGCGACCCACTCCGGGCGGTGA
- a CDS encoding acyl-CoA dehydrogenase family protein, translated as MSERPTLEEFTAAARAWLAERYPVAVADTGKRRFVWGEGSDEIRVFAEPDPSSEADAVDAIRAWRAGLWEAGYGWITGPTEYGGAGLPAAYQRAFEQVSRQFDVPGDASLTIGLGMIAPTILQHGTEEQKQRYLPALYRGEKIACQLFSEPGAGSDLASISTRAVRDGDVWRISGQKVWTSGAHLSDIGEIICRTSPEPRHKNLTAFLVDMHAPGVTVRPLRQMTGGAAFNEVFLDDVVVPDTDRLGEVGEGWTIAITTLANERNSLGSSSFGGVGILSTDRLAGLVRHQGLDDDPAVRQQFGEVVSHLRAARYVNEVVGAQARAGRPPGAEIGLSKIALSDNLRRLGDFVSELLGPEVAADTGEWGTYAWSSLVLGAPGFRLGGGTDEILKNTVAQRVLGLPRPS; from the coding sequence ATGAGCGAGCGGCCCACCCTCGAGGAGTTCACCGCTGCGGCGCGCGCCTGGCTGGCCGAGCGTTACCCCGTCGCGGTGGCCGACACCGGCAAGCGCCGCTTCGTGTGGGGCGAGGGCAGCGACGAGATCCGCGTGTTCGCCGAGCCGGACCCCAGTTCGGAGGCGGACGCCGTCGACGCCATCCGGGCGTGGCGGGCGGGCCTGTGGGAGGCCGGCTACGGCTGGATCACCGGCCCGACCGAGTACGGCGGGGCCGGGCTCCCGGCGGCGTACCAGCGTGCCTTCGAACAGGTCAGCCGGCAGTTCGACGTCCCGGGCGACGCCTCGCTGACCATCGGGCTCGGGATGATCGCGCCGACGATCCTTCAGCACGGCACGGAGGAGCAGAAGCAGCGCTACCTGCCGGCGCTCTACCGCGGCGAGAAGATCGCCTGCCAGCTGTTCAGTGAGCCCGGGGCCGGGTCCGACCTGGCCTCGATCAGCACGCGGGCCGTGCGAGACGGCGACGTCTGGCGGATCAGCGGGCAGAAGGTGTGGACCTCGGGTGCCCACCTCTCCGACATCGGCGAGATCATCTGCCGCACGTCGCCCGAGCCGCGGCACAAGAATCTGACGGCCTTTCTGGTCGACATGCATGCTCCCGGCGTGACCGTCCGTCCGCTGCGGCAGATGACCGGCGGCGCGGCGTTCAACGAGGTCTTCCTCGACGACGTCGTGGTGCCGGACACCGACCGGCTCGGCGAGGTCGGCGAGGGCTGGACAATCGCGATCACGACGCTCGCCAACGAACGCAACTCGCTCGGCAGCAGCTCGTTCGGCGGGGTCGGGATCCTCTCGACCGACCGGCTGGCCGGGCTGGTCCGGCACCAGGGGCTCGACGACGACCCGGCGGTGCGACAGCAGTTCGGCGAGGTCGTCTCGCACCTGCGCGCGGCGCGGTACGTCAACGAGGTGGTCGGGGCCCAGGCCCGGGCCGGTCGTCCGCCCGGCGCCGAGATCGGGCTGAGCAAGATCGCGTTGTCGGACAATCTGCGCCGGCTCGGCGACTTCGTCTCCGAACTGCTCGGCCCCGAGGTTGCGGCCGACACCGGGGAGTGGGGGACCTACGCCTGGTCGAGCCTCGTGCTCGGCGCCCCGGGCTTCCGGCTCGGCGGCGGGACCGACGAGATCCTCAAGAACACCGTCGCGCAGCGTGTGCTCGGCCTACCCCGGCCCAGCTGA
- a CDS encoding glycosyltransferase family 2 protein, which produces MIIGSYQGATKIGGMLRALAAQTLPQSRFEIVVVLNGSRHHTIKVINEIREDHPDLIIRHLSYSALGLGRARNAGMAMARGRYVTFVDDDDTVSPGYLEGLLTCSAPDTVGLAHLADVHGAGVAPNFDTRMSRQLELAGRTLHISEIPVALTYSVGKMLPTALAREIGFDPELRNGEDIAFYIRFFMRHPLKIRICPLDANATYYRAVVPGSMSRQAPSYDFNVTQRLDILERLEELHPTEEWHAVALRQLRRSVTAFIRRYLRSHPDQWPAIVADIERRRLTTVPLDMLMQVVQEHEAAQQQSTPLFLAG; this is translated from the coding sequence GTGATCATTGGCAGCTATCAAGGGGCCACCAAGATCGGCGGCATGTTGCGCGCTCTGGCCGCGCAGACGCTTCCCCAGTCGCGTTTCGAGATCGTCGTCGTTCTCAACGGCTCGCGGCACCACACGATCAAGGTGATCAACGAGATTCGTGAAGATCATCCGGATCTGATCATTCGCCACCTGTCGTACTCCGCTCTCGGTCTCGGCCGCGCCCGGAACGCCGGCATGGCGATGGCCCGCGGCCGCTACGTGACCTTCGTGGACGACGACGACACCGTCTCGCCGGGCTACCTCGAGGGCCTCCTGACCTGCAGCGCGCCGGACACGGTCGGCCTGGCCCACCTCGCCGACGTCCACGGCGCCGGCGTCGCCCCGAACTTCGACACGCGGATGTCGCGCCAGCTCGAACTCGCGGGCCGCACGCTGCACATCAGCGAAATTCCGGTCGCGCTGACCTACAGCGTCGGCAAGATGCTGCCGACGGCGCTGGCGCGCGAGATCGGATTCGACCCCGAACTCCGCAATGGCGAGGACATCGCCTTCTACATCCGGTTCTTCATGCGGCACCCGCTGAAGATCCGCATTTGTCCGTTGGACGCGAACGCGACGTACTACCGCGCCGTGGTCCCCGGATCGATGTCGCGCCAGGCCCCGTCCTACGACTTCAACGTCACCCAGCGGCTGGACATCCTCGAGCGGCTCGAGGAATTGCACCCGACCGAGGAGTGGCACGCGGTCGCCCTGCGGCAATTGCGCCGGAGCGTCACCGCGTTCATTCGCCGCTATCTGCGTTCCCACCCGGACCAGTGGCCGGCGATCGTCGCCGACATCGAGCGCCGCCGACTCACGACGGTCCCGCTCGACATGCTGATGCAGGTAGTGCAGGAGCACGAGGCGGCCCAGCAGCAGTCGACCCCGCTCTTCCTCGCCGGCTGA
- a CDS encoding FAS1-like dehydratase domain-containing protein, translated as MPQAVITDEMIASMRTKVGANLRIDHSVNNELASRIAVTKFVGGIGDINPLWTDAEHATASPYGAPVAPPSFIIGCFSGIQFGWPGLGSFHSESTLTFHRPVYWGDVVDASCVYTGFDGPSPSSFAGRTVTDKFLNSYHNQHGELIATIDWNVINFERGSASQKQKSTNAKPQPQLPHPWAEEEIAEIEAQVLAERPRGAEPRYWDDVTEGQELDVVTKGPIGLTDEIAFVAGGGTPIPRLKAHAAALHDYAAHPAWAFRDPITGAKEPIYSVHYNYQAARAMSVAFQYDVGFQRQCWQLHHLTHWSGDHAWIKSAHSEYRKFVYLSDVVRLTGTITGKRVDEDGDHVVDIRTAAVNQRGETVMPGWAVVALPVRGEDGSPAGRRARA; from the coding sequence ATGCCGCAGGCGGTCATCACCGACGAGATGATCGCCTCGATGCGGACGAAGGTCGGTGCGAACCTGCGGATCGACCACTCGGTGAACAACGAACTGGCCTCGCGGATCGCGGTGACCAAGTTCGTCGGCGGGATCGGCGACATCAACCCGCTTTGGACCGACGCCGAGCACGCCACCGCCTCGCCGTACGGCGCGCCCGTGGCCCCGCCGAGCTTTATCATCGGCTGCTTCTCCGGCATCCAGTTCGGCTGGCCGGGGCTGGGGTCGTTCCACTCGGAGTCGACGCTGACCTTCCACCGCCCGGTCTACTGGGGCGACGTGGTCGACGCGTCCTGCGTGTACACCGGCTTCGACGGTCCGTCGCCGAGCAGCTTCGCCGGCCGCACGGTGACCGACAAGTTTCTGAACAGCTACCACAACCAGCACGGCGAGCTGATCGCGACGATCGACTGGAACGTCATCAACTTCGAGCGGGGCAGCGCCTCGCAGAAGCAGAAGTCCACGAACGCGAAGCCGCAGCCGCAGCTGCCGCACCCGTGGGCCGAGGAGGAGATCGCCGAGATCGAGGCGCAGGTCCTCGCCGAGCGCCCGCGCGGCGCGGAACCCCGCTACTGGGACGATGTGACGGAAGGTCAGGAACTCGACGTGGTCACCAAGGGCCCGATCGGGCTCACCGACGAGATCGCCTTCGTCGCCGGCGGCGGCACGCCGATCCCGCGGTTGAAGGCCCACGCTGCCGCGCTGCACGACTACGCCGCCCACCCCGCGTGGGCGTTCCGCGACCCGATCACGGGCGCCAAGGAGCCGATCTACTCGGTCCACTACAACTACCAGGCCGCGCGGGCGATGAGCGTCGCCTTCCAGTACGACGTCGGGTTCCAGCGCCAGTGCTGGCAGCTGCACCACCTCACGCACTGGTCCGGCGACCACGCCTGGATCAAGTCGGCGCACTCGGAGTACCGGAAGTTCGTGTACCTCTCCGACGTCGTCCGGCTGACCGGCACGATCACCGGCAAGCGGGTCGACGAGGACGGCGACCACGTCGTCGACATTCGGACTGCCGCCGTGAACCAGCGCGGCGAGACCGTGATGCCGGGCTGGGCCGTCGTGGCCCTGCCGGTGCGCGGCGAGGACGGTTCCCCGGCGGGGCGCCGGGCCCGGGCATGA
- a CDS encoding acyl-CoA dehydrogenase family protein — translation MNAELVPSEDERALAETVRDVLTDLSPIAQVRADFDSEAGYAATAWKALAGDVGLCGLLVPEQHGGLGLSWSAANVVHHELGRSLYPGPFLATSLATTALLAAGAEAAVPAVAAGETVATVALADRRGNWTGEGVTATESGGAWRLTGRRWHVIAGSAADLVVVLARTPAGDALFVVEPGAAGRTSAPMTGMDLTRRLATLDLAETPATLLGEPGGAAPLLEVVGRHLRLALAAEAAGGLDWCAGTCVEYAKTRQQFGRIIGSYQAVAHACVELYGAARSAHAAARWAAVAAENGAREADLASHVAALRAGEDYRVQTEAGVHLLGGIGFTWEHDMHLYYRRARAAGTLAGGAAAHRLAVAGLAGL, via the coding sequence ATGAATGCCGAGCTCGTGCCCAGCGAGGACGAGCGCGCCCTGGCCGAGACCGTGCGCGACGTCCTGACCGACCTGTCGCCGATCGCGCAGGTTCGCGCGGACTTCGACTCCGAGGCCGGCTACGCCGCCACGGCGTGGAAGGCCCTGGCCGGCGACGTCGGGCTGTGCGGCCTGCTCGTCCCCGAGCAGCACGGTGGGCTGGGGCTGAGCTGGTCGGCGGCGAATGTCGTCCACCACGAGCTCGGCCGCTCCCTGTATCCGGGCCCGTTCCTGGCCACGTCGCTGGCGACCACCGCTCTGCTGGCGGCCGGGGCCGAGGCGGCCGTTCCGGCCGTCGCGGCGGGCGAGACCGTGGCGACGGTCGCGCTCGCCGACCGGCGCGGGAACTGGACCGGCGAGGGCGTGACGGCGACCGAGTCCGGCGGCGCCTGGCGGCTGACCGGCCGCCGGTGGCACGTGATCGCGGGTTCCGCGGCCGACCTCGTCGTCGTGCTCGCGCGTACCCCGGCCGGAGACGCCCTGTTCGTCGTCGAGCCCGGTGCCGCGGGCCGCACGTCCGCGCCCATGACCGGCATGGATCTGACGCGCCGTCTGGCGACGCTCGACCTCGCCGAGACCCCGGCAACACTGCTGGGGGAGCCCGGCGGCGCCGCGCCGCTGCTCGAGGTGGTCGGGCGGCACCTGCGGCTGGCCTTGGCCGCCGAGGCCGCGGGCGGGCTGGACTGGTGCGCGGGCACGTGCGTCGAGTACGCGAAAACCCGGCAGCAGTTCGGCCGCATCATCGGCTCGTACCAGGCCGTCGCGCACGCCTGCGTCGAGCTCTACGGGGCCGCGCGCTCCGCGCACGCCGCGGCGCGCTGGGCGGCCGTCGCGGCCGAGAACGGGGCGCGCGAGGCCGACCTCGCGAGTCACGTGGCCGCGCTGCGGGCGGGGGAGGACTACCGCGTCCAGACCGAGGCGGGCGTGCACCTGCTCGGCGGCATCGGCTTCACCTGGGAGCACGACATGCACCTGTACTACCGGCGCGCCCGGGCCGCCGGCACCCTCGCGGGGGGCGCTGCTGCCCACCGACTCGCCGTGGCGGGCCTCGCGGGCCTCTGA
- a CDS encoding mycofactocin-coupled SDR family oxidoreductase translates to MGRVSGKVALITGAARGQGRAHALRLAEEGADIIAVDVCAQLETVPYGLGTPDDLAETAKLVEEHDRRVITRQIDVRDLPGLQQVVADGVAELGGLDIVVANAGIGSFAPLWELTEQQWDEMIGVNLTGVWKTVKAAIPTMIEAGKGGSIILTSSLAGLVAFPNLGHYNAAKHGVTGLMRTLAIELAPFNIRCNSLHPAIVHTDMTHNDAIYQLFLPHLQDPSREEVDEGYSMMHALKVSGLEAIDIANMVLFLASDESRYITGTTQVLDAGGSAPFKIPHGMVG, encoded by the coding sequence ATGGGACGAGTGTCAGGCAAGGTCGCCCTCATCACCGGTGCCGCCCGCGGCCAGGGCCGCGCGCACGCCCTCCGCCTCGCGGAGGAGGGTGCGGACATCATCGCCGTCGACGTCTGCGCACAACTGGAGACCGTGCCCTACGGGCTGGGGACGCCCGATGACCTGGCCGAGACCGCGAAGCTCGTCGAGGAGCACGACCGTCGCGTGATAACCCGTCAGATCGACGTACGTGACCTGCCCGGCCTCCAGCAGGTCGTCGCCGACGGCGTCGCGGAGCTCGGTGGCCTGGACATCGTGGTCGCGAACGCCGGCATCGGCAGCTTCGCCCCGCTCTGGGAGCTCACCGAGCAGCAGTGGGACGAGATGATCGGCGTCAACCTCACCGGCGTCTGGAAAACAGTGAAGGCGGCGATCCCCACGATGATCGAGGCGGGCAAGGGCGGATCGATCATCCTCACCAGCTCGCTCGCCGGCCTGGTGGCGTTCCCGAACCTCGGCCACTACAACGCCGCGAAGCACGGCGTCACCGGACTGATGCGCACTCTCGCGATCGAGCTCGCGCCGTTCAACATCCGGTGCAACTCCTTGCACCCGGCGATCGTGCACACCGACATGACCCACAACGACGCGATCTACCAGCTGTTCCTCCCCCACCTGCAGGACCCGTCGCGGGAGGAGGTCGACGAGGGCTACTCGATGATGCACGCGTTGAAGGTCTCCGGCCTCGAGGCGATCGACATCGCGAACATGGTGCTGTTCCTCGCCTCCGACGAGAGCCGCTACATCACCGGGACCACGCAGGTCCTCGATGCGGGCGGCAGCGCACCGTTCAAGATCCCGCACGGCATGGTCGGCTGA
- a CDS encoding alpha/beta fold hydrolase, with protein sequence MNPERLRVSANGLAFEVLAWGRPDDPLVLCLHGFPDTPWTWRELGPYLAARGRRVVAPFLRGYAPTDLAPDDDYSAPAIAQDVLALHAALGGDTRAALVGHDWGAVVTYAVTQAAPATFARYVTLAVPPTAAVIAPFRRRATLTTGLGQLRRSWYTAFNQLPGISERSLDRLIPKLWRDWSPGFAGRGDAETALTALQRPENRRAALRYYRDNLRPGAIRTGIAPLGAPLLYLHGADDGCMRVELLPLAEPHLPPGSRAVAVDDAGHFLQLEKPAVVNGLIGRWIAERDPNGQR encoded by the coding sequence GTGAACCCCGAGCGACTGCGGGTCTCCGCGAACGGTCTGGCGTTCGAGGTGCTGGCCTGGGGCCGCCCGGACGATCCGCTCGTCCTGTGCCTGCACGGGTTCCCCGACACCCCGTGGACCTGGCGGGAGCTCGGCCCGTACCTGGCCGCGCGCGGCCGCCGCGTGGTCGCGCCGTTCCTCCGCGGCTACGCGCCGACCGACCTCGCGCCCGACGACGACTATTCGGCGCCGGCCATCGCCCAGGACGTGCTCGCGCTGCACGCCGCGCTCGGCGGGGACACACGGGCGGCGCTGGTCGGCCACGACTGGGGCGCGGTCGTCACCTACGCCGTCACCCAGGCCGCGCCGGCGACGTTCGCGCGGTACGTCACGCTCGCGGTTCCGCCGACGGCCGCCGTGATCGCCCCGTTCCGCCGGCGCGCGACGCTGACCACCGGCCTGGGCCAGTTGCGCCGGAGTTGGTACACCGCGTTCAACCAGCTGCCCGGGATCTCGGAGCGCTCCCTGGACCGCTTGATCCCGAAGCTCTGGCGCGACTGGTCCCCCGGGTTCGCCGGCCGCGGCGACGCCGAGACCGCACTGACGGCGCTGCAGCGACCGGAGAACCGCCGCGCCGCGCTCCGCTACTACCGGGACAACCTGCGCCCGGGCGCGATCCGGACCGGCATCGCCCCGCTCGGCGCGCCGCTGCTGTACCTGCACGGGGCCGACGACGGCTGCATGCGCGTCGAGCTCCTGCCGCTCGCCGAGCCGCACCTGCCGCCCGGCAGCCGCGCCGTCGCGGTCGACGACGCCGGCCACTTCCTGCAGCTGGAGAAGCCGGCGGTCGTGAACGGCCTGATCGGCCGGTGGATCGCCGAGCGGGACCCCAACGGTCAGCGCTGA